The Gloeobacter violaceus PCC 7421 DNA window GCAGATCCGCTCCGTGCAGATTGACGCCGCGCAGATCCGCCCCGCGCAGATCCGCCCCCCAGAGCCGGGTGTCGGCGAAATCCATGCCTGCGAGGTTGGCCCCGGCCATCTCCCCCGCGAGGATCCGCCAGATCCGCCGCAGCCGCTCATCGAGGCGGGTAGTGGCATCGAGGCGGATCTTGCCCAGGAAAACCCGGTCGAGGCAGGCGCCGCGCAGATCCGCACCGGTGAAATCCGCACTGCCCAGATTGGCGTCGGCCAGATTCGCCTCGCGCAGATCCGCCCCGCGCAGATCGGCACCTGCGAGCAATGCACCTGCGAGGCAGGCGGCGCGCAGGTCTGCGTCTGCGAGCAACGCACCCGCCAGGTTGGCTTTGCGCAGCGAGGCGGCGGCCAGCGAAGCCCCCTGCAGCACCGCGCGGCGCAGGTTGATCCGATCGAGACCGGCCCCGTCCAAATCCACCCCAGCCAGATCCGCAGCGCCCAGGTCCGCCCCGGATAGATCCCGGCCCCGCCCGCCCCGGTTCTGCAACTCCCAAATGCACCGCATCCCGTCATCGAGGCGGGTGTGCGCCGAGAGCCGCGCCCCCCGCACGTTGACACCGCCGGGGACCACCCCGCGCAAGTCCGCTTCGCGCAGGTCCGCCCCCGCGAGGTTCACTTCCACCAGATCCGCCCCCGCCAGATCCGCTCCGCGCAGGTTTGCCCCGGCCAGGACCATTGCACCCAGCGCCGCCCCGCGCAGGCGGGCGCAGGCAAAGTGGCGCTTGCCCTGCTCATAGAGCGTCCGCACCCCGGCCGCCCCACCCAGGTCCCGCATCGGCGGCCCGGCCGTCGCCAGTTCCCCCCGGCCGCTC harbors:
- a CDS encoding pentapeptide repeat-containing protein, which produces MSSNTDPVLSVPAAPVTAPALGGLAGVRMRLGQSPHPKERIGALREAMRHGEAGLELIARALRQDREWPVRHCAWELLLESGRGELATAGPPMRDLGGAAGVRTLYEQGKRHFACARLRGAALGAMVLAGANLRGADLAGADLVEVNLAGADLREADLRGVVPGGVNVRGARLSAHTRLDDGMRCIWELQNRGGRGRDLSGADLGAADLAGVDLDGAGLDRINLRRAVLQGASLAAASLRKANLAGALLADADLRAACLAGALLAGADLRGADLREANLADANLGSADFTGADLRGACLDRVFLGKIRLDATTRLDERLRRIWRILAGEMAGANLAGMDFADTRLWGADLRGADLRGVNLHGADLREADLSGADLSGADLGGAYLVSARLQGTKLGEARGLEARSRLVWQLQNAGGRDRDLSGADLRGARLRDIDLGGARLRGAHLRQANLERANLAGADLSGADLRWSRLVGADLSGANLTGAELEYANAGLANFQQADLARANCFSAALNRADLRFAILDGANLGHANLQGAAYDGCRRLNTQIRQTVLPDGVRYSQKKPSWW